A window of Bradyrhizobium diazoefficiens genomic DNA:
CGAGGCCTATCGCGACGACCGCAGCATGGGCAGCTTCATTCTGGTCGATCCGATCAGCCACCGCACCACCGCGGCGGGAATGATCGACCTTTCGCTCCGGCGTGCTACCAACATTCATTGGCAGCGGCTTGCCGTCGACAAATCCGTGCGGGCACGGCTGAAGCAGCAACGGCCCTGCGTGCTCTGGTTCACAGGACTGAGCGGTGCCGGCAAATCGACGATCGCCGATCTCGTCGATCGCAGGCTTGCCGAGTTCGGGCGCCACTCCGCGCTGCTCGACGGCGACAATCTTCGCCACGGCATCAACCGCGACCTCGGCTTCTCCAACGCGGACAGGGCGGAGAACGTCCGGCGCGCGGCGGAGATCGCGGCGTTGTTCGTCGATGCCGGCATGATCGCGCTGGTCGCGCTGATCTCTCCGTTCCGCAGCGAACGCGAGCTGGCGCGCCAACGGATCGAAGCGGATGAGTTCATCGAAATCCATGTCGCGACCCCTCTCGCCGAATGCGAGCGTCGCGATCCCAAAGGACTCTATCGCAGGGCACGGGCAGGCGAATTACCGGCGTTCACCGGCATCGACGACCCCTATGAGGCGCCGCAAGCTCCAGAGATCACCATCGACACCTCGGAGCTGTCGACTGACGCGGCTTGCGAACGCATCATCGGCTACTTGCGAGAGCACAATTACGTTTAACGACAAGAACGAGTCCTGCACCTGCTACAGCCACGAACGAGGAGCGCTCCTCTCCCGCTTGCGGGAGAGGGTATCGCCACAATCGAGAACCCCAAGAGGATAGAGCCCTCACCCGGCGCTTCGCGCCGACCTCTCCCGCAAGCGGGAGAGGTTAAGCAAGAGGCTCAGAAGTCGGAGGCGATGCCCTTGCGCTCCCAGTCGCCGTAGCGGGTCGGCTCGGGTCCCTTCGGCCCCTGCAACTCCCTCGCCTTGACCTCGTCCTTGGCTTGGGCAGCGGCCTGCCGACGCGCCTCGGCTTCGGCCAGCGCGCGCTGGGCTGCCGGCGACAACGGCTTGCGATCGGAAACGGGAGGCTGGTCACTCATCGCTGCGTCTTCTAGCGCAGGACGCGCCGCAACGCGACGTCCAATAACGCATTCCTGAAATCGGCCCGGAGGGCTGAAAAAACCGGAAGCGATTCTTACATTTGGCATATTCGCGTGCCAGAGATCGGGTTCTCACGGCATGCGCCCATTGCGGCGGAACTGCCGCTCGCTCAGAACCTTGCTTCCGCATGCCATCTCAACGTTTCGCCCCTCCGTCCGAAGTGCCCGGTCTCGCGGCGCGGCGGATCGCCGCCGACATCGTCGATGGCGTGTTGCACAAGCACCGCACGCTTGACGATCAACTCGACGGCGGCGGCGCCCATCCCGGGCTGAAAACGCTGGCCGACCGCGACCGCGCGCTGATGCGGCGCCTGGTTGCCACCGTGCTGCGCCGGCTCGGCACGCTCGGCCACGTGTTGTCCCGCCTGCTCGACAAGGGCATTCCCTCCGATGCGCCGCGCGCGCAGAGCGCGTTGCTGATCGGCGCCGCACAGATCCTCTGGATGGACGTGCCGGATCACGCGGCCGTCGACCTCTCCGTTCGTCTGGTGCAATCCGACCGGCGCGCCGCGCGCTATGCCGGCCTCGTCAATGCCGTGCTGCGCCGCTGCGCGCGCGAGGGCAAGGCGCTGGTCGAGGAGGTCGCGACGCAATCGCTGGATCTGCCGCCTTGGCTGCTCGCGCGCTGGAGCGCGCATTATGGCGAGCCGACTGCACGAGAGATGGCGCTGGCACTCAGCCACGAACCTT
This region includes:
- a CDS encoding DUF1674 domain-containing protein gives rise to the protein MSDQPPVSDRKPLSPAAQRALAEAEARRQAAAQAKDEVKARELQGPKGPEPTRYGDWERKGIASDF